The DNA window TCACGAACCAATTCGCGGTTCTTCACCCATACCTGCGAATTCTGTGACTATGCCCACAACCCCAAAGAGCATCAAGAATACGCAAGCTTCCACTAACATTCTTCTGCAATGAAGCAGCAAGTACGCCGATGTCTCTTCCAGTAGCATTCTCTTGCCGGTAAAATGCAGCCCCGGTATCAAAAACCAAACCACGTTCAGTTTGAAAACTATTTCCGGGAAGATAATTACTGCATTGACACCGAAAGCGGTATTACGGAATTTGAGGAGAAAAATGCAAAGAAAAAGCGATAGTTAACAATATTGCGGCGGAAAACGATGACTCATAACTGAATACTCTTTGAATAAAATGTTAATTACACTTCCAGATTACAATCATaacaaaattcaaaccaaaatcaaatGTCAGAGTAGTATTACACAGATCTACTAACTATTGAAAAAGGTAATATCTCTGCCACTATAGAATATTCAAACATTTGAAGGATCATATGTAAGGAGTCCAATTTATCTtaagaaaataattcaaataGTCTAAACTAAGATTCAATGACATATATTCACTACTTAAACAAAGTCTATACCATTTAAAGTTCAATGTTATCTAAATTTTCGAAGTGTCAATGCAATCTGATATTTGCAGACCTAAGTGCATGACTTGCTTCAATATCTTTCACTTCTTTTTGCTTGGGAACTATACTGGGCTAATCTTGTGCATCAATAGAAGCTTCACTTTTTATATTGCTAACTGAATTTATGACACCGTTGATTTTTTTGTTCCGTTTGACCACTTCCTTGTTAAGAAAATTAGTGTCGGAGTACCTCATGAAGCATCCAGTATTGAGTGCTCGTCCTTCTCACGAAGGCAAGCATCCCAATATCGACATCTCAATGTCGACGACGAATCATGCTCAAGACATGCTTTGAACGACCGAGACTTTAAATTCCTCCAACAATCAGCTAGAACATAAGCAGATTCATTTGCTGCTTCAGATACAACAACTTTCCCTCTTGCATAGCCTTTATTTTTCTCTGCATCTTGAACTACTCTTGACACTGCTTGACACTCCATCAACCATTCTTCCTGAAAAATCATTTTGTTTAAATTCCAAACACAAAAGTTCAATAAAGAATGAAATCACCAGAAAACACAATGAAATGGAGAAGCATATCGTCGAGCCTATCAGCAGCTTTGGAAGATTCATCAACATACTTGTAAGGAACAAATGTGAAACCCCTCGATTCACCCGTTCTAAaaatcatttcaatttcaaaaaagctaaaattatagatttgatgaattggtaaattgggggaaataaaaaaaaaagaaatacctTCGGTCTTTGGGGATGAAGATGTCAACAACCTTTTTGTACTTATCAAAGAACGGTAATAGGTCCCCGACGATTATACCACACCATCTTTAATTATTCTATAATAAATCAAAACAGGGTTGTCTCGTGAgtaataattaatatgaatcaatACTCAACCCGTCAATGGATTCATGCGTGTTCCCGTTTACAAATTAATATGCCGATACTAATTCGAACAATACGTACCTAATTCATCAGTTCAGCAGGGCGGAAATCATCCATAATGAACAATTAAGATCTGATTTAAAACAACTCCAAATACTATCAATTCAGCACATGGATTCAAACATGACATAACAGCAACAAAAATTGACTGATATTTCTATATAGATGACTTCTTTAGACTCCTTCAAAGTGCATGTTTCTGCAATGCTATTTTAGACTTACCAGACTAAACACGTAATATGAACAAAATGCTGATGGTAAATATATCAATCCATACAAATATAGAAACTCACAGTGCGGCCATCCATGATGTGCTTATCGACAATGACTCTTTCAGCAACAGCAGGATCAGCAAACACAACAAAACCAAACCCACGAGCACGTCCTGTTGCATAATCCCGCATGATCACAACCTCAATCACCTCcccatatgtctcaaaatactCCCTGAGACGTTCCTCATCCGTGTCCCACAATATTCCTCCCATGAAGAGCTTGCCGAAATCTGATTCACAGCCAAAAAAATGAAATAACCATAAAAACAAAAACCGGAAAAGCAATTCAAATCTGATATATCGGAACATTCCTTTTAGAAACCCAGAGATCAAAACTAAAACTAAAGAACctggaaaacaaaacaaaaaagtgaAGTTAAAAATCAGATCGATCTTCTTTTTTATAACAGATCTGAAAAACATCACTGATCTTTTCACATATAGATCGAAACATTCACTAATCAATAAACACCACAACTATAAAAAACCAGATCACATCTTTCTCATGGAAGTAACACTAATAGATTGGAACATTCGTGTCGTTGATGTCGCAATCTCGAACCGCCGCCTTCCACAACTTCGTTGATGTCGCAAACTCGCTCGAAGGGCCTGACCATGAGAGAGATGGAGGAAGATTTTATGTGGAAGTAAAAAAATGAGAGCCGATTTGAAAAGGGTTTAGTTTGAGGAAGGAAAAGAAAAGGAGTCAGGTTGGAAGAAAAAATAAGAAATGGGTTCTTTTAGAAAAAACAGAGCAGATTTAGGGTTTAGTTTGAAAAGGGTTCTGTGTAAGAAAGAATAAGAAATAAGAAAGAATAAGAATGTAGGAAGAAATAAGAAAGCTGAATTTTGGAAGCTTGAGATGTGAGGCAGACCACGTGGATAGGTTAAATGGCAAGAAGGGCATATTTGGTATTTCCAGACCatttaactttcttatattgtagattacAAGAATACAAAATAAACTAAATACAAATTAAACAAAGATTAAATCCAATTAAAGATAAATTGGAAACAAAAGTAACTtaatgcaaaataaaacaaaaatacaaTAAGACGAGCTCGTTTGGCCCAATTTTTTATCTacttttcttctccttataaggagattgagggccaaacacatttttcataaagagaaaaaaagtagcttttttttaaaagacaaaaaattgaataaaagaagCTTGTAAAAAAGGCGTTGAAACCAACTTTTTTGGAGCTTAAAACATGTGGTCGCGGTTCGAATCCCAACGAAAacacttttctttaaaaataaatgGCGCTAATGTAGTAGACggaaatttttcaattttttatacggttcataacatctagagttatgttttatttattctttttttcttcttgtgtttacatcatcatttttgtagatactagtattgtccaactttttatttattttatatattatatcttgttttattgtataataattttcaataataatattatgaatTTCTTCTACTATACACTAACTTATAGATGttaatataacaattaaataatacgcattatatatatatatatatatatatatatatatatatatatatatatatatatatatatatatatatatatataacaacttttaaattaaaaataacttttaaaaaataatcataccCAAAtaactttaactttattttaaaagctcttattttttaactttaactttaaagtaacttttaagacttaaaaaagtTGGGCCAAACGAACTCAtaactcttttaatttttaatctccTTTTTAATAAATGCTATACaaattagattaaaataaaaccaaatgaaaataaaataaaaactagaaaCCAAAAAGTCAAACTCTTGACTTTGGTCGAGTGTAGATAAAATTTGAATCAAAACAAATTAAATGACAAAGTCAAAAAGTCAAACTCTTGACTCTTAGTCCCTTATTCAAATGATAATGAAATATGAAGGATAAAATTTGAATCAAAACAAAGTAAATGACAAAGTCAAACTCTTAACTCTTAGTCCCTTATTCAAATGATAATGAAATATGAAGAACCGGATAAAAAAGGATAATTCCTATGCATGAATGACAGTCAATTCTACATAGAGCGGATGAAACAAGTCAACTCTGTGTATTTATCTATTTGGACTTATGAGACTTGATGTAACGAAATGATACTGTGTTGTAACCAAAAAGTCAAACTCTTGACTTTTGGTCATGCAAATGAATGAATGGATGCCATCAAGACCAGATGTACCGTCAAACTCTTGATTTTTCACCCTAAGCCCTGATAAATGATTTTGGCTGATGAATGTATGACCAAATGCTTATGCagatgaaaataatttaaaaacttaGGGTATGACACTCATTTATAAGAAATGAAAGAAAGGGAAGAGAAATTACAAAATTGAGCAAAAACGTATCGTACTAGTAAAGCATAGCGACGTTATTTCGAGCATAAAAAGAACAAAATCAACACATGAGGCAAAGTAGTATGATGTTTTATCACCAGAAAAATTACGATGCTCACACAAAGCAAAAGCAATACGCTAACTACAACTCACATATCAGATCAACAACATTGCAAAAGTCATAGGCACCTCTAGAACATAATTTTTCTATAAATTataaaacacattcaatcattAGAGTTTTGAATTTTCGGAGTAAAGAGGCATATCTTAGAGCATTGGGGAAAGAAAAAGCATCATGAAGGATTCAACCCTAATAGTTTGTACGGTTGTATTGCTTACTTATATTGAATTGGTCATGAATTTCTTAAAGACGTGGTTAGTTTCTCATAAATTAAATTCTCTTAGATGAACTTGCTTCCAATAATGTGAACCATGTAATTCATTTAATAATAatgtgttggtgattttagtatcatcaatgcattttggtagtaatgtgatttactataggccaatgcaattatgcgttaagtttgaaacgagttagggtagtgcggagtgcacgctcgtcgagccaaacgcgtaattgaatatgaataatagaaacgggcataacgtttcgtttgaatagttgcacccgttcccaacggacataacgattcgtttgaatagttgcacccgttccaacagacataactgttttccgaaaaggtgtgtctgttcgtttctattattggtctcctatataaggagtcttttggtctcgatttgaaacacaaaaattatatacttcctctacattctaatcatgttctccattgtcagaagcaggttgattcttcaagaattatccccgcaaagatttcgtgaacccagacaagtatagggtcgaaatactttgttcggaaagtgaacgaacacgattcttgaagatatccaggattatcataccgtatatctaacaaacgaacaaagtattttttctgataatcatggctggaggaggaagcaccgtcaaggagatgactaaaagtttcgAAAAATTGAACAAGTTTCAAAGACAATTTACATATGGGTGAACACACGAAAAATTTACATCATAAACCGGGTACGTTTTATAATTTCTCATTGGAATTAGAACATTGAAAATCAGATCTTGAATGAAATTTTtccaataattaatatttatagaaTTATATTTGTTCCTGGAGTTATGAGTTTCGTTGGTATTATATATTGATATGGATGTCGTAACGTATAATTTTATGGCATGTGTGTGCTTAATTGATAGTTAATTCTAAAAAGTATATTACTATAAAATAGTAGTGATACTTCTACAGGTGTGTTAATTGTGTaggtaatttaaaaaaaaaaaaaactttaacatTTACATACAGAGTGTGAGATACACTATAGAAACAAGTTTCTGAATGTTTTCACTACGAACCATTGCCTTGcttttgaattttcttttaattataaatcGTTGCCTTGTTCTAATCGTCTTTCCAACTAATGAAGAAACCcatcaaagttctccatgaaagatatgggagaagcggacgttattcttggtattaagattaaacgggagaataaggggattgtaattacgcaatctcattacattgagaaaatactcaagaagttcaattatgaaaattgttctcTAGTAAATACTCCCATGGATCcaggagaaaagcttatgccaaatacaggtaaacctgtggatcaactcgaatactcaagagctatacgctctttgatgtatgctatgattagcactagaccggatattgcttatgcggttggaaagttgagcagatttactagtaatcctagtagacatcattggcatgcgataactagggtattcaagtacttgaatGGTACTATaaattatggattgtcatatatgggatttccttcggtgttagagggttattcggatgctagttggataaataatgttgaagatttatcctctacaagtggatgggtgttcttgcttgggggaggtgccatctcatgggcttccaagaagcaaacatgtataactagttccacaatggaatttgagtttgtagcattagcttctgctggtaaagaagcagaatggctaaggaagttggtatatgagattccgatatggcctaaaccgatatcaccaatttctatccgttgtgatagtagtgccacactggctaaagcatatagtcaaatatacaatggaaagtctagacatttgggtattagacatagtatgattagggaattaatcatgaatggggtgatatctattgagtttgttcggtcgcaacaaaacttagctgaccacttgacgaaggggttagctagagacttagtgaagaagtcggtaattgggatgggattaaagtccatttaaatctattaactatggtatacccaattcccttctaatacaacgttagaagcagaattcaataTGGAAAGATCATAattaaagattggagcaattgtgtttatcttcccaaggtatgtgctcagacctacaagtgatggctaggttgaagtatatcttcttaatggttcttttgaaaaattgctaatgcaggtgcaagattaaaaggatcacctatgtgagcatgaagttttgccgcttcaagaagcttggacttggcttcctatatgcttattaatggataaggacacatggcttgtaaagtgtcaagtatgaatagtagagtattgtaagaaacatatgtgtactatatctttagatattcaaatggattgacgggttcaatcattatgacaccccgattttcgaatatttggaatgtgtatttgtactaagatgaaaattcaatcgtaagacattttcttctatgcatttgtttgatcgttatacatgtaaagtaaatcaaggattatactaaaatggggggagtttgttggtgattttagcaatgcattttggtagtaatgtgatttactatatgccaatgcaattatgcgttaagtttgaaacgagttagggtagtgcggagtgcacgctcgtcgagccaaacgcgtaattgaatataaataatagaaacgggcataacgtttcgtttgaatagttgcacccgttcccaacggacataacgattcgtttgaatagttgcacccgttccaacagacataactgttttccgaaaaggtgtgtctgttcgtttctattattggtctcctatataaggagtcttttggtctcgatttgaaacacaaaaattatatacttcctctacattctaatcctgttctccattgtcagaagcagattgattcttcaagaattatccccgcaaagatttcgtgaacccagacaagtatagggtcgaaatactttgttcggaaagtgaacgaacacgattcttgaagatatccaggattatcataccgtaTATCTAACATAATGAAGTTCTTATTTATAGTTATTTAATGATATtttgtgtttaattttttttcctcATCTACAAAGTTAGGGGAGTTTATCCGAATAGCAATGAAGAACTAACCATAAATTTTATTACTattgaaattaaatattattaagagATTATTTATGATTGCTAAACATAGATCATACTCAATCGTGACGTAGTTATTTTACGGTTGCAACTTCGTCCAACACAATAAGAGATTATAGTCACACTAACAGGTTGCATAACAAGCTTCCAAtgcaaatattttgaaaaataatcatGATATAAGAAGACTCATAGGTTAAAACAAATATTACACAGAAAAATGATAAAGAATTGAAAAGAACTTAATCACTATTCTTATTCAAATTTTCTAATATCAATTTAGTTAAAATCATTCTACAAGTTTTCATACAACCAACTTAATAGTGCTACCTCAAATAGCATTACCTACGGATAACGCACCTGCTTCTCTTATGGAATAAGGGTCGAATTAACAAATCCACCAAAAAAAGGTAAACATGCGTTAGGTGAaacatttttgtgttttttgcGTTTCACATGTCCCCGTGAAGTCTCGTTCTATACAAATTGTTGTTATACGTATCCATTATTTTCCACTAGTTAGAGATTATGTAGAGTTTATGTAGAGAAATTAAAgttttttatctttaattaaataattatattatactgGCGAGTAGAATGTAGAATTATAAGAGATTAGTAACAAAACAATGTTGATCCACAAGCATCTAATCATTCAATAAgctcaaaaaataaattataacatcattatttttcaataattcaTGAAGCATAATCAAGCAtcattatttttcaataattcaTGAAGCATAATCAAGCAGTATTTTTTTTTGGGTACAAATAATCAAGCAGTATCATACAAACCACTAATAATATCgagttttaaaacaaattatattaCTTCTTAAACTTCAAACTTGAACTTTATAGCAGAAAGAAcaacaataaattaaaatcacTATATTCATCACAACCTTGATTTTTACTGAAAAACAGAACATTCATCGAAACCATTCACCATAGAAACCTCAACAAGAAGCCTCAGAAAAAAGTATTCTGTTTTATTTCAAATTATTCTATTGAGCCATCATGTTTTATTTCATTCAATCATGCAATCCAAATAATGATCTAATAATATGACTAGTGATCAAAACCTTCACTTAATTGATGAACAGACTAGATTCTGTTGCATCTAAGCTTTAATTCTACTGCATCTAagctttaaaataaaatagtgtaCTTTAAACTCTTTATGAAATGTAAGTGTAATTTACCAATCCTTTGCAACATTATAGAACATTTCTACATTTCGTTCAATAGCATCATCTCTAATTCAGAAAAGTTCAAGTTATGAATCTTAGGCATCAGGATTAAGTCTAACAGTGATAACTTCAATTAGAAAGCTTGGTTTTTAGATGAAAATAGAAAATGTAGCAAAAGCAAGTTATGTACCAGTAATACGAGTCTATAAAAAGTTATACTCAGCAATATGCATTCAAAACCTTTGTTTATAGTAATTTACCACTACTAATTCCCGACTGCACCCTTCCCCCCATCCCCGACAGCAACATGACTCACTTAAAATTCAATGACAAATACATGAATAGAATGTAAATAACTCCAGACTCCGAATGCGCGAATCATTAGATTCGGGGATTCAAACCTGACTCAAAACCTACTTTGCTGACAATAACTCAACAAAGGATATGGACCACTCAATAACGTAGCAAAGCAACAAAACAATCCAAAGACTAGGACTATGAGAGATTAATGATAAGAGTGGCACATGGGTCAACCACCTAACCTTGTCATATTGCCTTGTGCTGGAAATATGAACAGAGATCATAATCAAGCAGATGAACCAGACTCTTTAACTTCCTTCTCTGAATCTCCTTTGCTTTCTTTTTCTGGTGCAGATTCTTGCTCCTTAGTTTTGTCCTCAGATTTCTCTTCATCTTTCTTTTCTGCATCTTTCTTTTCTGCATCTGATTTCAGATCAACACTCAATTTCACAAGGAGTTCAGCAGCAGCAGTTACTTCCTCGTTTTCCTCTTTCTTCAGCGATTCGGCAATTTCTTGGAATGTTTCTATGAACTTTTTGCAATCTAGCAGTAAGACAAAGTAACAGTTAATATATGCCATAAATTTACAATCAGCAATTAATGGGCTAGCAGAACATTGAACTAGTATAAATTATTATCATAAAAGTGCCACAGGATCATGTTAAGTTCCCATGATAATCAGGGAAAAACATCGTTAAAAAAAAGAACACATCATTCTACACAAGGACAGACACTAATTACACTGTAAACTAATTTTGTTAAGTAAACTAGGATCATTAGCTAATGCCCAAACACAAGTGGCATCTAAGCTGCAAAGACATTGGAGATGGCTTGGGTAGTTCATACTCTCATAGCAAATAGGCTCAACTCACTCACATCTTCAAGTTTGGAAGTCTAAACAATTTGAACAGACATAAAATCAAGAAGAAAAGACACACAATTGATATCCATCCAAACAACCATCATAAGCatctaaaataaattatttcaacTTCATTTCATTTAACAATAATTACTTTACAATCAAACTCAAGAAGAACCTAACCTATACAAACATCACTGCAATTTTTTATACAATAAATAGAAATTGAAAACTCCAATAAAGTAAATACAGGTCCTTTTTGATAAATATTCATTTCAAAACTCAACTAGTGATCCTTGTTGTGACTTGGGAGCACCGTTTGTTGACCAAAACACAATGGCACATGCCAACTAAAATCTGCGGTGCGCAATGGAAAATATCCAAATGAACAAATGAAACACATCAATAGACACGTACAAAAGAACAAAGGAAAACGTGTAAGAGCTATTCCAACAGTCCATCATAGAATCAGCACCTAAACCCACAAATCCAACGAGATTTTATGTAATGGCAGAGAAACAAAACTATAATTTCATCTAAAAGTTGGGTTAACAAAGCAGGGAACTCTTAACAAAGCAGGGAACTCTTAACAAAGCAGGGAATACAGGTAGTCCAACTTTCACATTCAAAACGCCTAAAATTAAGTGCAGAGTTACAATCAAGTAATCCGCTTAGGTTGCAACTTGCTAGTGGATGAAGAACAAACACTTTACTTAATTGGGTCATTACAAACACCTGACTAATACCAACACCAAACACAGGAGTTTAGTAGATTAACCTACATTATTAATCAGTAGAACATAAACTCAAAAGCACTTATAaaacaaacaagttcaaacacAGCTTACCAACAACACACTACTAAACACAAAAGCACTTGTAAAACAAACAAGTCCAAACACAGTTTACCAACAACACACTACTAAACAATTAACAGATTAAAAGAATATTTACTTTCAATTGAAGCAAATCGAATGCAGAAAAGCTCATCTTTCAATTCACCATCAGCATAGTCCCTTGCATGCCAAACACAAGACTTCTCGTTCCCAGCATGCTCTTGCACGGTCATGTTAGGCAAAACTaaccaaaacaaaacaatcaaaatcaattaaactgaaaagaaaaaaaaaataatcaaaattcaaaaccaaaaCAAAAGCAATACTCACTGCGGTGATTCGCGCAGATCTTGAGAATCTTCGATTGCCTCATGAGAAGCCTCACTTTTCCAGTCACTTTATGCTTCAGAAACTTCACACTTCCAGCACCTCGTTCCTTCCACTGATTCCCATCCTTGTCAAAACGGTACAGTTTCGCTTTGCTACAAACAAATCACAAATCagaaatcaaaaatcaacaatcaagAAATCACAGAAACAGTAAACAAGAATCGATAGAGAAAGTAACCATACAGGTCGAGAAtaacttcttcctcttcttctccggtGGATACAGCAACCTCTTCGAGTCTGACGATCGGAGCAACCTGTGCGCCTGTATCTTCGTCGTCTCCGGCGGGAACATCTTCCTCTTCGTGGTGATCGGTGCTGGTGGACATCTTGATTGAAGTtgtagagagagaaaaagagaagttgtagagagagaaagtgagagaggGGTTAATAGggtttttaggtttataaaaaggAGAGAAAGGAAGGGTTTGGTTGTATACAGCGATAGAGTGGTTTATGATTATACAGTTTTTGGATTGACCGTTCGATGACTGCCACGTGGAGAGGGATGGATGGCTGAGATTTGGATTATTAACAAAAGAGGAATGTTTTGATAAGAGGGGAATTATGTTTTGGATTTACGGATTGCAAGCAGACCTAAACTCGCGGAGTCACCCGAACCCGAG is part of the Vicia villosa cultivar HV-30 ecotype Madison, WI linkage group LG2, Vvil1.0, whole genome shotgun sequence genome and encodes:
- the LOC131653085 gene encoding ran-binding protein 1 homolog b-like, which codes for MSTSTDHHEEEDVPAGDDEDTGAQVAPIVRLEEVAVSTGEEEEEVILDLKAKLYRFDKDGNQWKERGAGSVKFLKHKVTGKVRLLMRQSKILKICANHRILPNMTVQEHAGNEKSCVWHARDYADGELKDELFCIRFASIENCKKFIETFQEIAESLKKEENEEVTAAAELLVKLSVDLKSDAEKKDAEKKDEEKSEDKTKEQESAPEKESKGDSEKEVKESGSSA